A window of Polaribacter litorisediminis contains these coding sequences:
- a CDS encoding sigma-54-dependent transcriptional regulator: protein MSKILIIEDEAAIRRVLSKIISEENDAYKVEQAEDGLLGLEMIKDNDYDLVLCDIKMPKMDGVEVLQKAKKIKPEIPIVMISGHGDLDTAVNTMRLGAFDYISKPPDLNRLLNTVRNALDTKVLIVENKRLKKKVSKNYEMIGESAEISHIKEIIEKVAATDARVLITGPNGTGKELVAHWLHEKSDRSKAPMIEVNCAAIPSELIESELFGHVKGSFTGANKDRAGKFEAANGGTIFLDEIGDMSLSAQAKVLRALQESKISRVGSDKDIKVNVRVIAATNKDLKKEIAAGRFREDLYHRLAVILIKVPALNERREDIPLLVDFFTEKISKEQGVPKKVFSTEAIHLLKKYDWTGNIRELRNVVERLMILGEKEVSANDIKLFASK, encoded by the coding sequence ATGTCAAAAATATTAATTATAGAAGATGAAGCGGCTATTAGAAGAGTTTTATCAAAAATTATTTCTGAAGAAAATGACGCGTACAAGGTAGAACAGGCAGAAGATGGTTTGTTGGGGCTAGAAATGATTAAAGATAATGATTACGATTTGGTTTTATGCGATATTAAAATGCCAAAAATGGATGGTGTAGAGGTATTACAGAAAGCCAAAAAGATAAAACCAGAAATTCCAATTGTCATGATTTCAGGTCATGGAGATTTAGATACGGCTGTGAACACTATGCGTTTAGGCGCTTTTGATTACATATCGAAACCACCAGATTTAAATCGTCTTTTAAATACAGTAAGAAATGCTTTAGATACCAAAGTATTGATCGTAGAAAATAAACGGTTAAAGAAAAAAGTTAGCAAGAATTACGAGATGATTGGTGAGAGTGCTGAAATTAGTCACATCAAAGAAATTATCGAAAAAGTTGCGGCAACAGATGCAAGAGTATTAATTACGGGGCCAAACGGCACAGGTAAAGAACTTGTTGCGCATTGGTTGCACGAAAAATCAGATCGTTCTAAAGCCCCCATGATTGAAGTAAATTGTGCTGCAATTCCATCTGAATTAATAGAAAGTGAATTGTTTGGACATGTAAAAGGATCTTTTACAGGAGCAAATAAAGACAGAGCAGGAAAGTTTGAAGCTGCCAACGGCGGTACTATTTTCTTGGATGAAATTGGGGATATGAGTTTATCTGCGCAAGCAAAAGTTTTGCGTGCTTTGCAAGAAAGTAAAATATCTAGAGTTGGTTCGGATAAAGATATTAAAGTAAATGTTCGAGTAATCGCGGCGACAAACAAAGACTTAAAAAAAGAGATTGCTGCAGGTCGTTTTAGAGAAGATTTATATCATAGGTTGGCCGTTATTTTAATTAAAGTTCCTGCTTTAAATGAGCGGCGAGAAGATATTCCTTTATTAGTAGATTTCTTTACTGAAAAAATATCAAAAGAACAAGGAGTTCCTAAAAAAGTATTTTCAACAGAAGCCATTCATCTTCTAAAAAAATATGATTGGACAGGAAATATTAGAGAGTTAAGAAACGTTGTAGAGCGATTAATGATTTTAGGCGAAAAAGAAGTTTCTGCAAATGATATTAAATTATTTGCGAGTAAATAA
- a CDS encoding mechanosensitive ion channel family protein, with translation MQDKLGQVTDSIVEEANSILDYSLTFSEEISITIKGLLFVIVALIITSFLLKYIRRFVTRKMPDNDKLKFVSVFSYTRWFVFLIIFLIAMHTSGVNVTAIFAASAALLIGVGLALQTLFQDILSGIFILVDQSVHVGDIIELEGKVGRVLDIRLRTTRAVTVDNKVLVIPNHLYLTNILFNWTENGTETREYVDVGVAYGSDVMLVKKILVAIAEAQPTVLKDPKPMVLFTDFADSSLNFRIAFTLNNSFEVRFTQSNIRFEIDKAFKENNITIPFPQRDVHLIKQV, from the coding sequence ATGCAAGATAAATTAGGGCAAGTTACAGATTCTATTGTAGAGGAAGCAAATTCAATTTTGGATTATTCTTTAACCTTTAGCGAAGAAATAAGTATTACTATTAAGGGACTTTTATTTGTTATTGTTGCCTTGATTATCACTTCTTTTTTATTAAAATATATAAGGAGGTTTGTGACAAGAAAAATGCCTGATAATGATAAGCTTAAATTCGTAAGTGTTTTTAGTTATACGAGATGGTTTGTTTTTCTGATTATTTTTTTGATAGCCATGCATACATCTGGTGTAAATGTTACTGCTATTTTTGCAGCATCCGCAGCACTTTTAATAGGTGTAGGTTTAGCTTTACAGACACTTTTTCAAGATATTCTATCAGGGATTTTTATACTAGTAGATCAATCTGTGCATGTTGGAGATATTATTGAACTAGAAGGAAAAGTTGGCAGGGTTTTAGATATACGTTTAAGAACTACCAGAGCGGTTACGGTAGATAATAAAGTTTTGGTGATTCCTAATCATTTGTATTTGACCAATATTTTATTTAATTGGACAGAAAACGGAACAGAAACAAGAGAATACGTTGATGTTGGTGTCGCTTATGGCTCGGATGTAATGTTAGTAAAAAAAATTTTGGTAGCGATTGCTGAGGCACAACCTACTGTTTTAAAAGACCCGAAACCGATGGTTTTGTTTACTGATTTCGCAGACAGTTCTTTAAATTTTAGAATTGCATTTACATTAAACAATAGTTTTGAAGTGCGCTTTACACAAAGTAATATCCGTTTTGAAATAGACAAGGCATTTAAAGAAAATAATATTACCATACCATTTCCTCAAAGAGATGTTCACCTTATAAAACAAGTATAA
- a CDS encoding ABC transporter permease gives MSKLKLIIYREFIAKVRNKSFIMMTFLSPLLMVGVGALVFFLMKKNDEKVKKIVYVDNSTLFSKDDFEDTKSIQYEDFTNLGIAETKKKVENGDYYGALIIPKIDSLEILAQSIEFYSKESPGMSIINSLEAKVERKLRNEKLNYFGIDIDKINASKIQSSIKMFNFSGEESSKLINGLKIGVGAIAGYMLMMFVIIYGSSVMRSVIEEKTSRIVEIIVSSVKPFQLMLGKIIGNASAGLLQFLIWGVLLFIIFTAASSIFGIDMTEMQTSQLSAEQLEVAKKATGGDKMQLIVQEILRLPILKMFVLFIFYFLGGYMLYSSLFAAVGAAVDNETDTQQFMLPIMLPLILGVYVGFATVINDPHGSIAVLFSHIPLTSPIVMLMRVPFGVSWYELVLSMSLLVVTFVFMVWLAAKIYRVGILMYGKKNTYKDLYKWLKYK, from the coding sequence ATGAGCAAGTTAAAATTAATTATTTATCGAGAATTTATTGCAAAAGTTCGTAATAAATCATTTATAATGATGACTTTTTTAAGTCCGTTATTAATGGTTGGTGTTGGTGCTTTGGTCTTTTTTTTAATGAAAAAGAATGACGAAAAAGTAAAGAAAATTGTTTACGTAGATAATTCAACATTGTTTTCAAAAGATGATTTTGAAGATACAAAATCAATTCAATACGAAGATTTTACAAATTTAGGAATCGCAGAAACAAAGAAAAAGGTCGAAAACGGTGATTATTATGGCGCTTTAATCATTCCTAAAATAGATAGTTTAGAAATCTTGGCACAGTCTATTGAGTTTTATTCCAAAGAATCTCCAGGAATGTCAATCATTAATTCATTAGAGGCTAAAGTTGAACGAAAATTAAGAAATGAAAAATTGAATTATTTTGGCATTGATATCGATAAAATTAATGCCTCTAAAATTCAGTCGAGTATTAAAATGTTTAATTTTTCTGGCGAAGAATCATCAAAATTAATCAATGGCTTAAAAATTGGGGTTGGCGCAATTGCAGGATACATGCTCATGATGTTTGTAATCATTTATGGGTCTTCTGTAATGCGAAGTGTTATTGAAGAAAAAACAAGTAGAATTGTAGAAATTATTGTTTCTTCTGTAAAACCTTTTCAATTAATGTTGGGTAAAATTATTGGAAATGCTTCTGCAGGACTTTTACAATTCCTAATTTGGGGAGTTTTATTATTTATAATTTTTACAGCAGCGTCCTCTATTTTCGGAATTGATATGACAGAGATGCAAACATCACAATTATCCGCAGAACAGTTAGAAGTGGCGAAAAAAGCTACAGGAGGAGATAAAATGCAATTGATTGTTCAAGAAATTTTAAGGCTACCAATTTTAAAAATGTTTGTTTTATTTATCTTTTACTTTTTAGGAGGATATATGTTATACAGTTCACTTTTTGCAGCAGTCGGTGCCGCAGTAGACAACGAAACAGATACACAACAATTTATGTTGCCCATTATGTTGCCTTTAATTTTAGGGGTTTATGTAGGTTTTGCAACGGTAATTAATGATCCTCATGGCTCTATAGCGGTGCTGTTTTCACACATTCCTTTAACATCGCCAATTGTCATGTTAATGAGAGTTCCTTTTGGAGTTTCTTGGTATGAATTGGTATTATCGATGTCGTTATTAGTGGTTACTTTTGTGTTTATGGTTTGGTTAGCAGCTAAAATTTACAGAGTAGGTATTTTAATGTATGGTAAAAAAAATACGTACAAAGATTTGTATAAATGGTTAAAATATAAATGA
- a CDS encoding ABC transporter ATP-binding protein, with protein MSNLLEINNIVKNYGDFRALNDVSIHIPKGSVYGLLGPNGAGKTSLIRIINQITMPDAGTIFIDGEPLSSKHTADIGYLPEERGLYKSMKVGEQALYLAQLKGLSKTEAKKRLQYWFEKFDIMAWWGKKIEELSKGMAQKVQFIVTVMHNPKLLIFDEPFSGFDPINAQLIAKEILQLRDEGATIIFSTHRMESVEEMCDEIALIDKSNKILDGKLNEIKRQFRTNTFQVGLHTENPAEVEASLRQNFEVLPADFKLLGKELTLNVKLKDANSSNELLSFLTSRGQVQHFLELIPSANDIFIEAVHKNS; from the coding sequence ATGAGTAATTTATTAGAAATCAATAATATCGTAAAGAATTATGGCGATTTTAGAGCCTTAAATGATGTTTCTATCCACATACCGAAAGGCAGTGTATATGGTTTGTTAGGGCCAAATGGGGCCGGGAAAACTTCGTTAATAAGAATCATAAATCAAATTACCATGCCCGATGCTGGTACTATTTTTATTGATGGAGAACCTTTATCGTCCAAACATACTGCAGATATTGGGTATTTACCAGAAGAGCGGGGTTTGTATAAATCTATGAAAGTAGGGGAGCAAGCTTTGTATTTAGCACAATTAAAAGGGTTAAGCAAAACAGAAGCTAAAAAACGACTCCAATATTGGTTTGAGAAGTTTGACATTATGGCTTGGTGGGGCAAAAAGATAGAGGAGCTTTCTAAAGGGATGGCGCAAAAAGTGCAGTTTATTGTAACGGTAATGCACAATCCTAAACTGTTAATTTTTGATGAACCTTTCTCTGGTTTCGATCCTATAAATGCACAATTAATTGCCAAAGAGATTTTACAATTACGTGATGAAGGCGCAACGATTATTTTTTCTACGCATAGAATGGAATCCGTGGAAGAAATGTGCGATGAAATTGCTTTGATTGATAAATCAAATAAAATTTTGGACGGTAAACTAAATGAAATTAAAAGGCAATTTAGAACAAATACCTTTCAAGTGGGTTTACATACAGAAAACCCGGCAGAAGTAGAAGCTTCTTTGAGACAAAATTTTGAGGTTTTACCTGCAGATTTTAAATTATTAGGAAAGGAATTAACCTTAAACGTAAAATTAAAAGATGCTAATTCGTCTAACGAATTGTTATCTTTTTTAACGAGTAGAGGACAGGTGCAACATTTTCTAGAATTGATACCAAGTGCAAACGATATATTCATTGAAGCCGTACATAAAAACAGTTAA
- a CDS encoding MarR family winged helix-turn-helix transcriptional regulator: protein MDKNKSIDHQLRATWQAVAKMYNEQATNYNSTMSMAFVLLTIDKEKGTPSTALGPLMGMEPTSLSRILKSMEQKGAISREKNPDDGRSVIIKLTDYGLEMRKFSKNHVYQFNNVVRKYVSEDELESFFKVMITINKLIADKKIFESVNQDK, encoded by the coding sequence ATGGATAAAAATAAATCGATAGACCATCAATTACGTGCTACTTGGCAAGCCGTTGCAAAGATGTATAACGAACAGGCTACAAATTACAATAGCACGATGTCTATGGCTTTTGTTTTATTAACTATTGATAAAGAAAAAGGAACGCCTAGTACCGCGTTGGGCCCTTTAATGGGCATGGAACCCACTAGCCTTTCTCGAATTTTAAAATCAATGGAACAAAAAGGAGCTATTTCTAGAGAAAAAAATCCTGATGATGGTAGAAGTGTTATTATAAAATTAACAGATTATGGTTTAGAGATGCGCAAATTTTCCAAAAATCATGTCTATCAATTTAATAATGTTGTTAGAAAATATGTGTCTGAAGATGAATTAGAGTCCTTTTTTAAAGTGATGATCACAATCAATAAATTAATTGCGGATAAGAAAATTTTCGAGTCTGTAAACCAAGATAAATAA
- a CDS encoding 3-hydroxyacyl-CoA dehydrogenase/enoyl-CoA hydratase family protein, whose product MTRRIKKVAIIGSGIMGSGIACHFANIGVEVLLLDIVPRELNDKEKAKGLTLEDKVVRNRLVNDALAASLNSKPSPIYSKEFANRITTGNMDDDLHLIKNVDWIMEVVVERLDIKQQVFEKIEKHRTPGTLITSNTSGIPIKFMNKGRSEDFQKHFAVTHFFNPPRYLKLFEVVPGPNCTQDVTDFLMMYGDKFLGKTAVLAKDTPAFIGNRIGIFGIMSLFHVVKEMGLTIEEVDKLTGPVIGRPKSATFRTIDVVGLDTLVHTANGVKDNCPEDEMRDQFVIPDFVNHMMENNMLGSKTKQGFYKMTKDAKGNKNILSLDLNTLEYREKKSAKFATLELTKTIDNVVDRFKVLVSGKDKAGEFYRKSFAAMFAYVQNRIPEISDELYRIDDGLRAGFGWEHGPFQIWDAIGVAKGVEMMKAEGHEINTWVTEMLENGETSFYSVKEGATYYYDIPAKKQVKKPGQDSFIILDNIRKSNEVWKNSGAVIEDLGDGILNLEFQSKMNTIGGDVLAAINKAIDLAEKNYQGLVVGNQAANFSVGANIGMIFMMAAEQEYDELNMAIKYFQDTMMRMRYSSIPTISAPHGMALGGGCEISLHADKVVAAAETYMGLVEFGVGVIPGGGGSKEMALRASDLFHKGDVQLNVLQEHFLTIGMAKVATSAYEAFDLGLLQKGKDVVVVNKDRQIAQAKKHALLMAEAGYTQPFKRNDVLVLGKQALGMFLVGTDAMEDSKYISAHDQKIANKLAYVMAGGDLSEPTKVSEQYLLDLEREAFLSLCSERKTLERIQHMLKTGKPLRN is encoded by the coding sequence ATGACAAGAAGAATTAAAAAAGTAGCAATTATAGGATCGGGTATTATGGGTTCTGGTATTGCATGTCACTTTGCAAATATTGGTGTTGAAGTTCTTTTATTGGATATTGTTCCAAGAGAATTAAATGACAAAGAAAAAGCCAAAGGATTGACACTAGAGGACAAAGTAGTTCGAAATCGTTTAGTTAATGATGCTTTAGCAGCCTCTTTAAACTCTAAGCCGTCTCCTATTTATAGTAAGGAATTTGCCAATAGAATTACTACTGGTAATATGGATGATGATTTGCATTTAATTAAAAATGTAGATTGGATTATGGAAGTTGTCGTGGAGCGTTTAGATATTAAGCAACAAGTATTTGAAAAAATCGAAAAACACAGAACGCCAGGAACTCTAATTACTTCGAATACTTCAGGAATTCCAATCAAATTTATGAATAAAGGAAGAAGTGAAGATTTCCAAAAGCACTTCGCGGTAACACACTTCTTTAATCCACCAAGATATTTAAAACTTTTTGAAGTGGTTCCAGGACCAAACTGTACACAAGACGTCACAGATTTCTTAATGATGTATGGTGATAAATTTTTAGGTAAAACAGCTGTTTTAGCGAAAGATACTCCTGCTTTTATTGGCAATAGAATCGGAATTTTTGGAATCATGAGTTTATTTCATGTTGTTAAAGAAATGGGATTAACGATTGAAGAAGTTGATAAGTTAACAGGTCCAGTTATTGGCCGTCCAAAATCTGCAACCTTTAGAACCATTGATGTTGTTGGTTTAGATACACTTGTGCATACTGCCAATGGTGTAAAAGACAATTGTCCTGAAGATGAAATGAGAGATCAATTTGTAATTCCAGATTTTGTAAACCATATGATGGAAAACAACATGTTAGGTAGCAAAACCAAACAAGGTTTTTACAAAATGACCAAAGATGCTAAAGGAAATAAAAATATTCTTTCTTTAGATTTGAATACGCTAGAATATAGAGAAAAGAAATCAGCAAAATTTGCAACTTTAGAACTTACGAAAACGATTGATAATGTTGTTGATCGATTTAAAGTTTTAGTCTCTGGCAAAGATAAAGCTGGTGAATTTTATAGAAAGTCATTTGCAGCAATGTTTGCGTATGTTCAAAACAGAATTCCAGAAATTTCTGACGAATTGTACAGAATTGATGATGGTTTAAGAGCTGGTTTTGGTTGGGAACATGGACCTTTTCAAATTTGGGATGCCATAGGTGTTGCCAAAGGAGTAGAAATGATGAAAGCAGAAGGTCATGAAATCAATACATGGGTAACAGAAATGCTAGAAAATGGAGAAACTTCTTTTTATTCTGTAAAAGAAGGCGCGACTTATTATTACGACATTCCTGCAAAAAAGCAAGTTAAAAAACCAGGTCAAGATTCATTTATCATCTTAGACAATATCAGAAAATCAAACGAAGTTTGGAAAAATTCTGGTGCCGTAATTGAAGATTTAGGTGATGGAATTTTAAACTTAGAATTCCAATCTAAAATGAATACTATTGGTGGTGATGTTTTAGCAGCAATTAACAAAGCAATTGATTTAGCTGAAAAGAATTATCAAGGATTGGTTGTTGGTAATCAAGCAGCAAACTTTTCTGTGGGCGCCAATATCGGAATGATTTTTATGATGGCGGCAGAACAAGAATATGATGAGTTAAATATGGCAATCAAATATTTTCAAGATACCATGATGCGCATGCGTTATTCATCAATCCCAACGATTTCTGCTCCTCATGGAATGGCATTAGGTGGCGGCTGTGAAATTTCTTTACATGCAGATAAAGTAGTTGCTGCTGCAGAAACTTACATGGGATTAGTAGAATTTGGAGTCGGTGTAATTCCAGGTGGTGGTGGTTCTAAAGAAATGGCTTTAAGAGCATCCGATTTATTTCATAAAGGCGATGTTCAACTCAATGTTTTACAAGAACATTTCCTAACTATTGGTATGGCAAAAGTAGCAACTTCTGCCTATGAAGCATTCGATTTAGGTTTATTACAAAAAGGAAAAGATGTCGTTGTTGTAAACAAAGACCGTCAAATTGCGCAAGCAAAAAAGCATGCTCTTTTAATGGCAGAAGCAGGTTACACGCAACCTTTTAAACGAAATGATGTCTTAGTTTTAGGAAAGCAAGCTTTAGGAATGTTTTTAGTAGGAACAGATGCCATGGAAGATAGTAAATATATTTCTGCTCACGATCAAAAAATAGCGAACAAATTAGCCTATGTGATGGCAGGAGGAGATTTATCAGAACCTACAAAAGTTTCTGAACAATATCTTTTAGATCTTGAAAGAGAAGCTTTTTTAAGTTTATGTTCAGAACGTAAAACTTTAGAAAGAATTCAGCACATGTTAAAAACAGGAAAACCATTACGCAATTAA
- a CDS encoding acetyl-CoA C-acyltransferase, which produces MKTAYIVKAYRTAVGKAPKGLFRFKRADELAAETIQYMMKELPDFDKKRIDDVIVGNAMPEGSQGLNMARLISLMGLDIVDVPGVTVNRFCSSGLETIGMAVAKIQSGMADCIIAGGAESMSSVPMTGFKPELNYDTVASGHEEYYWGMGNTAEAVANEFKISRADQDEFALHSHLKALKAQEEGRFQSQIVPIHVEQTYVDAHGKKAKKSYTVSKDEGPRQGSNLAGLSRLRPVFAANGSVTAGNSSQMSDGAAFVMVMGEDMVKELNLEPIARMVSYAAAGVPPRIMGIGPVAAIPKALKQAGLQQNDVNLIELNEAFASQSLAVIRELGLNPDIINVNGGAIALGHPLGCTGAKLSVQLFDEMRKREMKNKYGMVTMCVGTGQGAAGIFEFLN; this is translated from the coding sequence ATGAAAACAGCATATATAGTAAAAGCATATAGAACAGCAGTTGGTAAAGCACCAAAAGGATTGTTCAGATTTAAAAGAGCCGATGAATTGGCAGCAGAAACGATTCAGTACATGATGAAGGAGTTGCCAGATTTTGACAAAAAAAGAATTGACGATGTCATTGTAGGTAACGCAATGCCTGAAGGCTCTCAAGGATTAAATATGGCAAGATTAATCTCTTTAATGGGGTTAGACATTGTTGATGTTCCTGGGGTAACTGTCAATCGTTTTTGTTCCTCTGGACTGGAAACAATCGGAATGGCCGTTGCAAAAATTCAATCCGGAATGGCAGATTGTATTATTGCTGGTGGTGCAGAAAGTATGAGTTCTGTTCCGATGACAGGTTTTAAACCAGAGTTAAATTATGACACTGTTGCCTCTGGTCATGAAGAATATTATTGGGGCATGGGAAATACGGCTGAAGCTGTTGCCAATGAATTTAAAATTTCTAGAGCAGATCAAGACGAGTTTGCTTTACATTCTCATTTAAAAGCTTTAAAAGCTCAAGAAGAAGGTCGTTTTCAATCTCAAATTGTGCCTATTCATGTAGAACAAACCTATGTGGATGCCCATGGTAAAAAAGCAAAAAAATCGTATACTGTAAGTAAAGATGAAGGTCCACGTCAAGGATCTAATCTAGCAGGTTTATCAAGATTACGTCCTGTTTTTGCTGCAAACGGAAGTGTAACCGCTGGTAACTCATCTCAAATGAGTGATGGTGCCGCTTTTGTGATGGTAATGGGAGAAGATATGGTGAAAGAATTAAATCTTGAACCTATTGCAAGAATGGTTAGTTATGCGGCTGCAGGTGTGCCACCAAGAATTATGGGAATTGGCCCGGTTGCTGCAATTCCAAAGGCTTTAAAACAAGCTGGCTTGCAACAAAATGATGTAAATCTTATTGAATTAAATGAAGCTTTTGCTTCTCAGTCATTAGCCGTAATTCGCGAATTAGGTTTAAATCCAGATATCATCAACGTAAATGGTGGTGCCATTGCTTTAGGACATCCTTTAGGTTGTACAGGAGCAAAATTATCGGTGCAATTATTTGATGAAATGCGCAAACGTGAAATGAAAAATAAATACGGAATGGTAACTATGTGTGTTGGAACAGGACAAGGTGCAGCAGGTATTTTTGAGTTTTTAAACTAA
- a CDS encoding four helix bundle protein gives MCAKQRHNYKNLKIWKLGLEITNDVSDILLKFPKHERYDLSSQISRCSVSMPSNIAEGSSRTDKYFSPFLDISLGSSFELGTQLLVANHRNYTNNENLKKFEEKIEEFQRMTMGFQNSLN, from the coding sequence ATGTGCGCTAAACAAAGACATAATTATAAAAATTTGAAAATTTGGAAACTCGGTTTAGAGATTACAAATGATGTTTCTGATATTTTATTAAAATTTCCAAAACACGAAAGATATGATTTGAGTTCACAAATAAGTAGATGCTCTGTTTCAATGCCAAGTAATATCGCAGAAGGTTCTTCAAGAACAGATAAATATTTTAGCCCCTTTCTTGATATATCATTAGGTTCTTCTTTCGAACTAGGAACACAATTATTAGTCGCAAATCATAGAAATTATACAAATAACGAAAATTTGAAAAAATTTGAAGAAAAAATAGAAGAGTTCCAAAGGATGACAATGGGATTTCAAAATAGCCTCAATTAA
- a CDS encoding acyl-CoA dehydrogenase family protein, with amino-acid sequence METTEKQLLRGGQFLVKETKCEDIFTPEDFSEEQIMMKEAVKEFTEREIIAHRDRFEAKDYALTEEVMKKAGELGFLGVAVPEEYGGMGMGFVSTMITCEYISSGNGSLSTAFGAHTGIGTMPITLYGTEAQKQKYVPKLASGEWMGAYCLTEPGAGSDANSGKTTAELSEDGTSYKINGQKMWISNAGFCNVMIVFARIENDKNITGFIVEYDAENSNGITLGEEEHKLGIRASSTRQVFFNDTIVSADNMLSIRGGGFKIAVNALNVGRIKLAAACLDSQRRILTTALQYATERKQFKTPIADFGAIKAKLAEMATNTYAGESASYRAAKDIEDRIEMRMANGNSHQEAELKGVEEYAIECSILKVTVSEDVQACADEGIQIFGGMGFSEETPMEAAWRDARIARIYEGTNEINRMLSVGMLIKKAMKGHVDLLGPATEVGNELLGIPSFDTPDYSELFAEEKEMIAKMKKVFLMVAGSAIQKYGPDLEEHQQLLLAAANILNEVYMAESTLLRAEKNAKRFGEDAQEGQIAMARLYLYNAVEIISKNGREGIISFAEGDEQRMLLMGLKRFTKYANYPNVVALRNLIAEKLKAENKYCF; translated from the coding sequence ATGGAAACAACAGAAAAACAATTATTAAGAGGCGGTCAATTTCTTGTTAAAGAAACCAAATGTGAAGATATTTTTACTCCTGAAGATTTTTCAGAAGAGCAAATAATGATGAAAGAGGCTGTAAAGGAATTTACAGAACGTGAAATTATTGCACACAGAGATCGGTTTGAAGCAAAAGATTATGCGCTAACCGAAGAAGTAATGAAAAAAGCTGGTGAACTTGGCTTTTTAGGGGTTGCCGTTCCGGAAGAATATGGAGGAATGGGAATGGGTTTTGTTTCTACAATGATTACTTGTGAGTATATTTCAAGTGGAAATGGTTCCTTAAGTACAGCTTTTGGTGCGCACACCGGAATTGGTACAATGCCAATTACCCTATATGGTACAGAAGCGCAAAAACAAAAATATGTTCCTAAATTAGCTTCTGGCGAATGGATGGGAGCGTACTGTTTAACAGAGCCTGGTGCTGGTTCTGATGCAAATTCAGGAAAAACTACCGCTGAACTTTCTGAAGATGGAACATCTTATAAAATCAACGGTCAAAAAATGTGGATCTCTAATGCAGGTTTCTGTAATGTGATGATTGTTTTTGCACGTATTGAAAATGATAAAAATATTACAGGATTCATCGTTGAATATGATGCCGAAAATTCTAACGGAATTACTTTAGGCGAAGAAGAGCATAAATTAGGAATTCGTGCAAGTTCTACACGCCAAGTATTTTTTAATGACACCATAGTTTCTGCAGATAATATGTTGTCTATAAGAGGTGGTGGATTTAAAATTGCTGTAAATGCATTGAATGTGGGGCGTATTAAATTAGCAGCAGCATGTTTAGATTCTCAAAGAAGAATTTTAACAACTGCGCTACAATATGCAACAGAGCGTAAACAATTTAAAACACCTATTGCAGATTTTGGTGCTATTAAAGCAAAGTTAGCTGAAATGGCAACGAACACCTATGCAGGCGAATCTGCAAGTTATAGAGCTGCGAAAGATATTGAAGATAGAATAGAAATGAGAATGGCAAATGGAAATTCTCACCAAGAAGCAGAACTAAAAGGTGTAGAAGAATATGCCATTGAGTGTTCTATCTTAAAAGTAACTGTTTCTGAAGATGTACAAGCTTGTGCAGATGAAGGAATCCAAATTTTTGGTGGAATGGGCTTTTCTGAAGAAACACCTATGGAAGCTGCTTGGAGAGACGCTAGAATTGCCCGTATTTATGAAGGAACCAACGAAATTAACAGAATGCTTTCTGTAGGTATGTTAATTAAAAAAGCCATGAAAGGGCATGTTGATTTATTAGGACCTGCAACAGAAGTTGGAAATGAGTTGTTAGGAATCCCTTCTTTTGATACTCCAGACTACTCAGAATTATTTGCAGAAGAAAAAGAGATGATTGCCAAAATGAAAAAAGTTTTCTTAATGGTAGCTGGATCTGCAATTCAAAAATATGGTCCAGATTTAGAAGAACACCAACAATTACTTTTGGCTGCTGCTAACATTTTAAATGAAGTATATATGGCGGAATCTACTTTATTACGAGCAGAGAAAAATGCAAAACGTTTTGGAGAAGATGCGCAAGAAGGACAAATTGCCATGGCAAGATTGTACCTATATAATGCGGTAGAAATTATTTCTAAAAACGGAAGAGAAGGTATTATTTCTTTTGCTGAGGGCGATGAGCAACGTATGTTATTAATGGGATTAAAGCGTTTTACAAAATACGCCAACTACCCGAATGTTGTTGCGTTACGTAATTTAATTGCAGAAAAATTAAAAGCTGAAAACAAATATTGCTTTTAA